Proteins encoded together in one Myxococcus stipitatus window:
- a CDS encoding TetR/AcrR family transcriptional regulator, giving the protein MVYHWYTMPLPRFHRLPEERQREILDVAREHFARDGIVGASYNQLIAAAGISKTAAYQYFDGKEDLAATVLSDVSARVLGVLGTWEAAPSARAFWEKLRQSSARLVEHLARTPEDLALLGAAPESGLDATSLSWFEAMVDDGLRLGVIRSDVDRALLLGVTRAFFQAADAWALRGMRAGAPVDLTAIWSLLEGLWSPRKPRRTGATP; this is encoded by the coding sequence ATGGTGTACCACTGGTACACCATGCCTCTTCCCCGCTTCCATCGCCTGCCGGAAGAGCGGCAGCGGGAGATCCTCGATGTCGCGCGCGAGCACTTCGCTCGGGACGGCATCGTCGGCGCCTCCTACAACCAGCTCATCGCGGCTGCCGGCATCTCGAAGACGGCCGCCTACCAGTACTTCGACGGCAAGGAAGACCTCGCGGCGACCGTCCTCTCGGACGTCAGCGCCCGGGTCCTGGGAGTGCTTGGGACGTGGGAGGCGGCGCCCTCGGCGCGCGCCTTCTGGGAGAAGCTGCGCCAGAGCAGCGCCCGGCTCGTCGAGCACCTCGCGAGGACGCCCGAGGACCTGGCGCTCCTGGGGGCCGCGCCCGAGAGCGGGCTCGACGCGACGAGCCTGAGCTGGTTCGAGGCCATGGTGGATGACGGCCTGCGGCTTGGCGTCATCCGGAGCGACGTGGACCGGGCGCTCCTCCTTGGCGTGACGCGCGCCTTCTTCCAGGCCGCGGACGCCTGGGCCCTGAGGGGGATGCGCGCCGGGGCTCCGGTGGACCTGACGGCCATCTGGAGCCTGCTCGAAGGGCTGTGGTCGCCGCGAAAACCTCGCAGGACGGGAGCAACGCCATGA
- a CDS encoding S41 family peptidase, with protein sequence MKKTPESLLVVLTLLVSALAASPSQAKPPPPPASAQVQLTPQELDAALGAIEAAIQRAYVFPEKRAPIVESLRRARKEGRYARDTAADLATHVTEDLKAASGDGHMYLIHDPAWFAAQQGGAKQAPSESAEDYHRKVARRQHHGLAELRILPGNVRYLRITGFQWVRDETGAVYDEALRFLRDGDALIIDLRGNGGGTHAAVQYLVSHFVEPDTLLLTFLSGSSPPAQSRSLEHVPAGRLKGIPLYVLIDGRVGSAAEDFAYDVKQFKLGELVGARTAGAANNNALIPVPPGFMLSVSEGRPVHPISQSNWDGTGVEPDWQVPPGEALEFAQLLALKRLAEAPGATAEDLAEYTWARIGIEAKRQPVSLSPSRLKALAGRYGEVEVVLRDGALWLVRQGRPASRLSPLTSDGLFSVEGSDMLRVRLTGKVLELFWMGTPAPRVYSRG encoded by the coding sequence GTGAAGAAGACACCTGAGTCGCTCCTCGTCGTTCTGACCCTGCTCGTCTCCGCGCTCGCGGCGTCGCCCTCCCAGGCGAAGCCGCCTCCGCCCCCCGCTTCCGCGCAAGTCCAGCTCACGCCGCAAGAACTCGACGCCGCCCTGGGCGCCATCGAAGCGGCCATCCAGCGCGCGTATGTCTTTCCGGAGAAGCGCGCGCCCATCGTCGAGAGCCTGAGGCGTGCACGGAAGGAAGGGCGCTATGCGCGGGACACGGCGGCCGACCTGGCGACGCACGTCACCGAGGACCTGAAGGCGGCCAGCGGGGACGGGCACATGTATCTGATTCACGACCCCGCGTGGTTCGCCGCGCAGCAGGGTGGGGCGAAGCAGGCCCCGAGCGAGAGCGCGGAGGACTACCATCGCAAGGTGGCCCGGCGTCAGCACCACGGGCTGGCCGAGCTGAGAATCCTTCCAGGCAACGTTCGCTATCTGCGAATCACCGGCTTCCAGTGGGTCCGTGACGAGACGGGCGCGGTGTACGACGAGGCCCTGCGCTTCCTCCGGGATGGCGATGCCCTCATCATCGACCTGCGCGGCAACGGTGGCGGCACGCACGCGGCGGTCCAATACCTGGTCAGCCACTTCGTGGAGCCGGACACCCTGTTGTTGACGTTCCTGAGTGGCTCGAGTCCCCCCGCGCAGTCCCGCTCCCTGGAGCACGTGCCCGCGGGGCGGCTGAAGGGCATCCCGCTGTACGTCTTGATTGACGGGCGGGTGGGGTCGGCGGCGGAGGACTTCGCGTACGACGTGAAGCAGTTCAAGCTGGGCGAGCTGGTGGGCGCCAGGACGGCGGGCGCGGCGAACAACAATGCGCTGATTCCCGTGCCCCCGGGCTTCATGCTGAGCGTGTCGGAGGGGCGCCCCGTGCATCCCATCAGCCAGTCGAACTGGGATGGCACGGGGGTCGAGCCGGACTGGCAGGTGCCTCCCGGCGAGGCGCTGGAGTTCGCTCAGTTGCTCGCGCTGAAGCGGCTGGCGGAGGCCCCCGGCGCCACGGCCGAGGACCTCGCGGAGTACACCTGGGCGCGCATCGGCATCGAGGCGAAGCGTCAGCCCGTGTCGCTCTCCCCGAGCCGGCTGAAGGCCCTGGCGGGCCGGTACGGTGAGGTCGAGGTGGTCCTCCGGGACGGGGCGCTCTGGCTCGTGCGCCAGGGTCGCCCCGCGAGCCGCCTGTCACCGCTCACGAGCGATGGCCTCTTCTCCGTCGAGGGCTCGGACATGCTTCGCGTGCGGCTGACGGGCAAGGTCCTGGAGCTCTTCTGGATGGGCACCCCAGCCCCTCGCGTCTATAGCCGGGGGTGA
- a CDS encoding MarR family winged helix-turn-helix transcriptional regulator, protein MKKQGTLAFGTRLRRLIDRLDRDVLALYRAAGERFEPRWYAVFTALREHGPLTVGELAQRLGITHAAVSQVRTALEAEGLILSKPDPRDGRRQRLMLSAKGQRTATRLAPLWAAIASAANELMREGAPTLMENLDGLDQALERRGLRSRAGALLGLDTVDDTGDTREEDT, encoded by the coding sequence GTGAAGAAGCAGGGGACGCTGGCGTTCGGGACGCGGCTGCGGCGTCTGATCGACCGCCTGGACCGCGACGTGCTGGCGCTCTATCGCGCCGCGGGCGAGCGGTTCGAGCCGCGCTGGTACGCGGTCTTCACGGCCCTCCGCGAGCACGGGCCGTTGACGGTGGGCGAGCTGGCCCAGCGGCTGGGGATTACCCATGCCGCCGTCAGCCAGGTTCGCACCGCGCTGGAGGCCGAGGGGCTCATCCTGAGCAAGCCCGACCCTCGTGACGGCCGCCGGCAGCGGCTGATGCTCAGCGCGAAGGGGCAACGGACGGCCACGCGCCTGGCCCCGTTGTGGGCCGCCATCGCCTCGGCGGCGAACGAGCTGATGCGCGAAGGGGCTCCGACGTTGATGGAGAACCTGGACGGGCTGGACCAGGCGCTGGAGCGGCGCGGCCTGCGCTCACGCGCCGGAGCGCTGCTGGGACTCGACACCGTGGATGACACCGGAGACACCCGTGAAGAAGACACCTGA
- a CDS encoding integrase core domain-containing protein produces the protein PPVRPSHASNPSPELPSGRGVCRARTSSAFNSSRHVADRTDTFSRPRVSDDNPFSEALFRTLKYRPSFPQRPFASVEDARAWVTRFVAWYNTEHRHSAIRFVTPDDRHFGCEHALLARRREVYQRAKARHPERWSRDTRNWTPMGPVRLGPSPNLTPAVQEMKRIG, from the coding sequence GTCCACCGGTCCGCCCGAGTCACGCCTCCAACCCCAGCCCTGAACTCCCCTCCGGTCGCGGCGTCTGCCGGGCACGGACCTCGTCCGCCTTCAACAGCTCACGCCACGTCGCTGACCGGACGGATACCTTCAGCCGGCCCCGCGTCTCGGACGACAACCCCTTCTCCGAGGCCCTCTTCCGCACGCTGAAGTACCGCCCCTCCTTCCCCCAGCGCCCCTTCGCGTCCGTCGAGGACGCGCGCGCCTGGGTGACGCGCTTCGTGGCCTGGTACAACACCGAGCACCGCCACTCCGCCATTCGCTTCGTCACGCCCGACGACAGGCACTTCGGCTGCGAGCACGCCCTGCTGGCCCGACGCCGCGAGGTGTACCAACGCGCCAAAGCCCGTCACCCCGAGCGCTGGAGCCGCGACACTCGTAACTGGACTCCGATGGGGCCCGTCCGTCTCGGCCCCTCTCCGAACCTCACCCCGGCAGTGCAGGAGATGAAGCGCATCGGCTGA
- a CDS encoding TMEM175 family protein yields MGKTRLEAFSDGVIAILITIMVLELKVPHGSELADLKPLVPVFLSYVLSFIYIGIYWNNHHHLLHTIDHVSGGLLWANLYLLFWLSMIPFATGWMGENHFTSVPLALYGSVLLMCAFAWLLLQRTMVKTHGRKSTLAVAVGRDFKGKISPVLYLVGIVSAFLNEYVSEAVYVLVALMWLVPDRRFERASHASQDR; encoded by the coding sequence ATGGGCAAAACCAGACTGGAGGCCTTCAGCGACGGCGTCATCGCCATCCTCATCACCATCATGGTGCTCGAACTCAAGGTTCCGCACGGCAGCGAGCTGGCCGATCTGAAGCCGCTGGTTCCGGTCTTCCTCAGCTATGTGCTCAGCTTCATCTACATCGGCATCTACTGGAACAACCACCATCACCTCCTGCACACCATCGACCATGTCAGCGGCGGTCTGCTGTGGGCGAACCTGTACCTGCTGTTCTGGCTGTCGATGATTCCCTTCGCCACCGGCTGGATGGGTGAGAACCATTTCACGTCCGTGCCCCTGGCGCTCTATGGGTCCGTGCTGCTGATGTGCGCCTTCGCCTGGTTGCTGCTTCAAAGGACCATGGTCAAAACGCACGGCCGGAAATCCACCCTGGCGGTGGCGGTCGGGCGCGACTTCAAGGGCAAGATTTCGCCGGTGCTCTATCTGGTCGGTATCGTCAGCGCCTTTCTCAACGAATATGTCTCGGAGGCAGTCTATGTGCTGGTTGCACTGATGTGGCTGGTGCCCGATCGCCGTTTCGAGAGAGCAAGCCATGCAAGCCAAGACCGCTAG
- a CDS encoding GNAT family N-acetyltransferase: MDWVCGPNEAMLRAWFTATLALSESLPDARRYAAARGDELLASAVLSPPSQKPGVSRQLRWLLATGRACGWRCVQRTLRYLRATEPLKPSGHWTLEFIGVASQARGQGLARVLLERIERSVPGAPLFLTTADPRNVPMYRHLGFIERHALELDGLSITAMTRAPRDAEEPDTRRP, encoded by the coding sequence ATGGACTGGGTCTGTGGCCCGAACGAGGCCATGCTGCGCGCCTGGTTCACCGCGACACTCGCGTTGAGCGAATCACTCCCGGATGCGCGCCGCTACGCGGCGGCGCGAGGGGACGAGCTCCTCGCGAGCGCCGTGCTCAGCCCGCCCTCGCAGAAGCCAGGCGTGTCACGGCAGCTTCGCTGGCTTCTCGCGACGGGCCGCGCCTGTGGGTGGCGCTGCGTCCAGCGCACGCTCCGCTACCTTCGGGCGACCGAGCCATTGAAGCCCTCGGGGCATTGGACGCTGGAGTTCATCGGCGTCGCCAGCCAGGCACGTGGCCAGGGCCTCGCGCGGGTGCTGCTGGAGCGCATCGAGCGGTCCGTGCCCGGGGCCCCGTTGTTCCTCACGACGGCGGATCCACGCAACGTGCCCATGTACCGGCACCTCGGCTTCATCGAGCGCCATGCGCTCGAGTTGGACGGGTTGTCCATCACCGCGATGACCCGGGCGCCCCGCGACGCAGAAGAACCCGACACTCGCCGCCCATGA
- a CDS encoding LysR family transcriptional regulator, translating into MSWDDYRLLLELRRHGSFLAAGARLGLSASTVMRRVGKLEEGLGRTLVHRTARGVRLEPEAEELARMAEQFEHALAARARDAAASPFAGSVRVSVSDGFAPHIAEAAIRARRAHPEIHVEIVTEQRYADLSTREADLGLRAVSPVGARTRADASPVLIEKPLGEVISGLFASRDYLKRHLPSRRLADADFSAHDFIVDESVGRRPCMSDWLLQRGAYRFPLRSNSVAARMHAARAGMGLVIGALGAVDEQRGLVRVRLETPGPSLDFRLVMHEELRKVPRVRAVASAITEVFDAYLESQRRGA; encoded by the coding sequence CTTCCTCGCGGCGGGCGCACGCCTGGGCCTCTCCGCGTCCACCGTCATGCGACGCGTCGGCAAGTTGGAGGAGGGCCTGGGCCGCACGCTGGTCCATCGCACCGCGCGCGGCGTCCGGCTGGAGCCCGAGGCGGAGGAGCTCGCCCGGATGGCCGAGCAGTTCGAGCACGCCCTGGCTGCCCGCGCCCGTGACGCCGCCGCGTCTCCGTTCGCGGGCTCGGTGCGCGTCTCCGTGTCCGACGGCTTCGCGCCTCACATCGCCGAGGCCGCCATCCGCGCGCGGCGGGCCCACCCGGAGATCCACGTCGAAATCGTCACCGAGCAGCGCTACGCCGACCTCTCCACCCGCGAGGCGGACCTCGGCCTGCGAGCGGTCTCCCCGGTGGGCGCGCGCACCCGTGCCGACGCATCCCCCGTCCTCATCGAGAAGCCGCTGGGTGAGGTCATCTCCGGCCTCTTCGCCAGCCGCGACTACCTGAAACGACACCTGCCCTCACGGCGGCTGGCCGACGCGGACTTCTCCGCGCATGACTTCATTGTCGACGAGTCCGTGGGGCGCCGGCCCTGTATGTCGGACTGGCTCCTCCAGCGCGGCGCGTACCGCTTCCCCCTGCGCTCCAACTCCGTCGCGGCCCGGATGCACGCCGCGCGCGCGGGCATGGGGCTCGTCATCGGCGCGCTTGGCGCGGTGGACGAGCAACGTGGGCTCGTGCGCGTGCGGCTCGAAACCCCCGGCCCCTCGCTCGACTTCCGCCTGGTGATGCACGAGGAGCTTCGCAAGGTCCCCCGCGTCCGTGCCGTGGCGAGCGCCATCACGGAGGTGTTCGACGCGTACCTCGAGAGTCAGCGGCGGGGAGCATAG